A stretch of Acidobacteriota bacterium DNA encodes these proteins:
- a CDS encoding cytochrome ubiquinol oxidase subunit I, translating to MTAKTPKMLIGLGVLAFVLAGVGATWLAFTIDTELSYRSPVRTAEAPTTPRDEALLEQAEADEAEAMARPYEEAEYRAFPKVGSRVAIWIVAQLHLLFAAFVLAVPMFAVVIEFIGYRTGDMRYDKLAYEFTKLLSVSFSLTATFGAGLTFMLIILYPKFTNYLMSVFSPTFLPYVLLFFAEAGFLYAYYYGWGKFSAKFHIFLGIMLNVVGTGIMFIANAWLTFMTSPQGVSESGALISTWEAVTNYTWMPINIHRIIANVAFGGSIAGAYAAYKFLKARTAEERAHYDWMGYIGNFVAIAGLLPLPFAGYWLASEIYAFSQTMGLQMMGGAFSWLFIIQAILIGNLFLFANWYLWMGMGRIEGAERFRPYIKWLLLIIVVCFAVWATPSSPISSAQEIQQMGGARHPKLGYLGVMAAKNTAVNLMILATFLSFLLYRRSGRFPTVSWAKFGNRLEGGILGLAAVAVVFFGVLGYFVEASVRIKLSIPQVGAVLLAMVLVTIIDIPLLRGARTTTTNWGKIDHRSQYALIVLAVTFTWLMGLMGYVRSGLRQHWHVYGVIRDTSVDAFTPTLGYATKVVSFTVLIFFLLIAFVFWLASLTDKKKVAEVEVTDAVGSPQTVGFSADPSPSPAARSSTVDPPSGPASGSVRS from the coding sequence GTGACGGCGAAGACTCCCAAGATGCTCATCGGCCTCGGCGTGCTGGCCTTCGTGCTGGCCGGCGTCGGCGCCACCTGGCTCGCCTTCACCATCGACACCGAACTGTCCTATCGCTCGCCGGTGCGCACGGCGGAAGCTCCCACCACGCCGCGCGACGAGGCGCTCCTGGAACAGGCCGAGGCAGACGAAGCGGAGGCCATGGCGCGGCCCTACGAGGAAGCCGAGTACCGGGCCTTCCCGAAGGTTGGCAGCCGGGTGGCGATCTGGATCGTGGCGCAGCTCCACCTGCTGTTTGCGGCCTTTGTGCTGGCGGTGCCGATGTTCGCGGTGGTCATCGAGTTCATCGGCTACCGCACTGGCGACATGCGGTACGACAAGCTGGCCTACGAGTTCACCAAGCTGCTCTCCGTGTCCTTCTCCCTCACCGCCACCTTCGGTGCGGGGCTGACCTTCATGCTCATCATCCTGTACCCGAAATTCACCAACTATCTGATGTCGGTGTTCTCGCCGACCTTCCTGCCCTACGTGCTGCTGTTCTTCGCCGAAGCGGGCTTCCTCTATGCCTACTACTACGGCTGGGGGAAGTTCTCGGCCAAGTTCCACATCTTTCTGGGCATCATGCTCAACGTGGTCGGCACCGGCATCATGTTCATCGCCAACGCCTGGCTGACCTTCATGACCTCGCCGCAGGGGGTGTCCGAGAGCGGCGCCCTGATCAGCACCTGGGAAGCTGTAACCAATTACACCTGGATGCCGATCAACATCCACCGCATCATCGCCAACGTCGCCTTCGGTGGCTCCATCGCCGGCGCCTACGCGGCCTACAAGTTCTTGAAGGCGCGCACCGCCGAAGAGCGTGCCCACTACGACTGGATGGGCTACATCGGCAACTTCGTCGCCATCGCCGGCCTGCTGCCGCTGCCCTTCGCCGGCTACTGGCTGGCGTCGGAGATCTACGCCTTCTCGCAGACCATGGGCTTGCAGATGATGGGCGGCGCCTTCTCCTGGCTATTCATCATCCAGGCGATCCTGATCGGCAACCTGTTTCTGTTTGCCAACTGGTACCTGTGGATGGGCATGGGCCGCATCGAAGGGGCGGAACGCTTCCGGCCCTACATCAAGTGGTTGCTGCTGATCATCGTGGTGTGCTTTGCCGTATGGGCCACCCCCAGCTCGCCGATCTCCAGCGCCCAGGAGATCCAGCAGATGGGCGGCGCCCGCCACCCGAAGCTCGGCTACCTGGGAGTGATGGCGGCCAAGAACACCGCCGTCAACCTGATGATCCTGGCGACCTTCTTGAGTTTTCTGCTGTACCGTCGGAGCGGCCGCTTCCCGACCGTCTCCTGGGCCAAATTCGGCAATCGCCTGGAGGGCGGCATCCTCGGCCTGGCGGCGGTGGCGGTGGTGTTCTTCGGCGTGCTCGGCTACTTCGTCGAGGCGTCGGTACGCATCAAACTGTCCATTCCACAAGTCGGCGCGGTGCTGCTGGCGATGGTCCTGGTGACGATCATCGACATCCCGCTCTTGCGCGGCGCCCGCACCACCACCACCAACTGGGGCAAGATCGACCACCGGTCGCAGTACGCCCTGATCGTGTTGGCGGTGACCTTCACCTGGCTGATGGGGCTGATGGGCTACGTGCGATCCGGCCTGCGTCAGCACTGGCACGTCTACGGCGTCATCCGCGACACCTCGGTGGACGCCTTCACGCCGACCCTCGGCTACGCCACCAAAGTGGTGTCTTTCACGGTGCTGATCTTCTTCCTGCTCATCGCCTTCGTTTTCTGGCTGGCCAGCTTGACGGACAAGAAGAAGGTGGCGGAGGTCGAAGTGACGGACGCCGTGGGCAGCCCCCAGACGGTGGGCTTCTCGGCGGATCCGTCGCCCTCGCCGGCGGCGCGTTCCTCCACCGTCGATCCGCCGAGCGGGCCGGCGTCCGGAAGCGTGCGGTCATGA
- a CDS encoding cytochrome c, with protein sequence MSHSLRWGGFVLLLASLAGCRGCTSSRPPFHLVPNMDDQPRYEAQAASAFFADGATMRPPVPGTVARGALGEDTVFEEGLDETGQPVAAMPRAALPFASEEATLVRGRERYDIYCVPCHGENGGGRGAFFEQGGVESADLHEERIRGLSDGELYGVITNGLGLMSGYRYPIPPEDRWAIVARVRELQSEGP encoded by the coding sequence ATGAGCCACTCGCTGCGGTGGGGTGGTTTCGTGCTGCTGCTGGCGAGCCTCGCCGGCTGCCGGGGCTGTACCTCTAGCCGCCCGCCCTTCCACCTGGTGCCGAACATGGACGACCAGCCGCGCTACGAGGCGCAGGCGGCCAGCGCCTTCTTCGCCGATGGCGCCACCATGCGGCCGCCGGTGCCGGGCACCGTGGCGCGCGGCGCCCTGGGCGAAGACACGGTCTTCGAAGAAGGCCTCGACGAGACCGGCCAGCCGGTGGCGGCGATGCCGCGGGCGGCCCTGCCCTTTGCTTCCGAGGAGGCGACGCTGGTGCGCGGCCGCGAGCGCTACGACATCTACTGCGTACCGTGCCACGGTGAGAACGGTGGCGGTCGCGGCGCCTTTTTCGAGCAGGGTGGAGTCGAGTCCGCCGATTTGCACGAGGAGCGCATCCGCGGCCTGTCCGACGGCGAGCTCTATGGGGTCATCACCAACGGCCTGGGGCTGATGTCCGGCTACCGCTATCCGATCCCGCCGGAGGACCGCTGGGCGATCGTGGCCCGGGTACGTGAGCTCCAGAGTGAGGGGCCGTAG
- a CDS encoding TAT-variant-translocated molybdopterin oxidoreductase codes for MTKPRTRRASAPDKAYWRSLERWRTAAPEPAPAVDEFPEGASETPDGISRRKMLGLMGATVALGGAVGCRRPVETIVPYVNAPEGRIPGIAEFYATTFKQGGHAFGALVESHGGRPTKLEGNPLHPSSGGAANAWMLASTLHLYDPDRSQHPHRHGAEDGDPEEATWDDFAAYWAQNRGDGAADGADLAVLAGLDPSPTRDRLAEAFRQRYPAARWVVWEPIHEGRVVAGIEAATGQALRPVHHLDEAEVIVTLGADPLLTGGDALRHGRGFAAGRRRGVDGGTMNRLYSVESTLTVTGAAADHRIPLRFDQLPALASALAAALGAGGGGGGDLPAAVAAQLDAIVADLRAAGSAALVIAAPELPPEVHGAVLAIHSALGAIGRTVTLHPAGPDDAVTEEALAGLVTAMADGSVNTLVTLGVNPVFDAPADLAFGEAMAAVPNTIHLGLYRDETGERATWHLPEAHFLEAWSDARAADGTLSIVQPLIAPLWHGRGAIEVLAMLAGEAETAGYELVRKTWGDTPFGIDEKTWRRTLHDGVAEGSAASAVAVAANAPAGGSSTAASGDLELTFHPASDLWDGRYANLGWLQELPDPITKITWDNAALFAPATAEGLGVSTGDRVRLTYRKRSVEAPAWVLPGQAEGSVALALGYGRRHAGRVGTAVGVDAFALRTSEAPGGGSGLAVEVLGGDYLLAQTQEHWSLEGRPLVREGTLDQFRAEPAFAQAPEAKLHLGSLWEEPVYDIGPQWGMAIDLNACIGCNACVVACQSENNIPVVGKEQVALGREMHWLRIDRYFNGDPAAPEVVFQPVSCQHCENAPCEQVCPVAATVHDREGINAMVYNRCIGTRYCSNNCPYKVRRFNFFNYTKDTPELMKVAMNPDVTVRSRGVMEKCTYCIQRINQAKIAAKRASRALADGDVRSACQQACPADCITFGDITDETSRVVVAKSEPRNYVMLAELNNKPRTSYLAKLRNPNPAWSKEAAG; via the coding sequence ATGACGAAGCCCCGCACACGACGAGCGTCCGCCCCGGACAAGGCCTACTGGCGGAGTCTGGAAAGGTGGCGGACTGCCGCTCCGGAGCCGGCGCCTGCGGTGGACGAGTTCCCCGAGGGTGCTTCCGAGACGCCGGACGGCATCAGCCGCCGGAAGATGCTCGGGCTGATGGGGGCCACCGTCGCCCTCGGCGGTGCGGTCGGCTGCCGGCGGCCGGTGGAGACCATCGTCCCCTACGTCAACGCGCCGGAAGGCCGCATTCCAGGCATCGCCGAGTTTTACGCCACCACCTTCAAGCAGGGCGGTCATGCCTTTGGCGCGCTGGTCGAAAGCCACGGCGGCCGGCCCACCAAGCTCGAGGGCAATCCACTCCATCCGTCCTCCGGCGGGGCGGCCAATGCATGGATGCTGGCCTCGACCCTCCACCTCTACGATCCGGACCGCTCCCAGCATCCGCACCGCCACGGCGCCGAGGACGGTGACCCGGAGGAGGCCACCTGGGACGATTTCGCCGCCTACTGGGCCCAGAACCGCGGCGACGGCGCCGCCGACGGCGCGGACCTGGCGGTGCTCGCCGGGCTCGACCCGTCGCCCACCCGGGACCGGTTGGCGGAAGCTTTCCGTCAGCGCTACCCGGCCGCCCGCTGGGTGGTGTGGGAGCCGATCCACGAGGGCCGGGTAGTAGCCGGTATCGAGGCGGCCACCGGCCAAGCCTTGCGGCCGGTTCATCACCTGGACGAGGCGGAGGTGATCGTCACCCTGGGGGCCGATCCGCTGCTCACCGGCGGCGACGCTTTGCGCCATGGCCGCGGCTTCGCCGCCGGCCGGCGCCGCGGAGTGGACGGCGGCACGATGAACCGCCTGTATTCCGTCGAAAGCACGCTGACCGTCACCGGCGCGGCGGCGGATCACCGCATTCCGCTGCGATTCGATCAGCTTCCGGCCTTGGCTTCGGCCCTGGCGGCGGCCCTCGGCGCCGGGGGTGGCGGCGGAGGAGATCTGCCGGCTGCGGTTGCGGCCCAGCTCGACGCGATCGTCGCGGACCTGCGGGCCGCCGGATCCGCCGCCCTGGTGATCGCCGCCCCGGAGCTGCCGCCGGAAGTGCACGGCGCGGTGCTGGCGATCCACAGCGCCCTGGGCGCCATCGGCCGCACGGTCACTCTGCATCCGGCCGGCCCGGACGACGCGGTAACGGAAGAGGCGCTCGCCGGACTGGTTACGGCGATGGCCGACGGCTCCGTCAACACCCTGGTCACCCTCGGCGTCAATCCGGTATTCGATGCGCCGGCGGATTTGGCCTTCGGCGAGGCGATGGCCGCGGTGCCGAACACCATCCACCTCGGCCTTTATCGCGACGAGACCGGCGAGCGTGCCACCTGGCACCTGCCGGAAGCGCACTTCCTCGAAGCCTGGAGCGACGCCCGGGCGGCGGACGGCACCTTGAGCATCGTGCAGCCGTTGATTGCTCCCCTGTGGCACGGCCGCGGCGCCATCGAGGTGCTCGCCATGCTGGCCGGCGAGGCCGAAACCGCCGGCTACGAACTGGTGCGGAAGACCTGGGGCGACACCCCCTTCGGTATCGACGAGAAAACCTGGCGGCGGACCCTGCACGATGGCGTGGCGGAAGGCTCCGCGGCGTCGGCGGTGGCGGTGGCCGCCAACGCGCCGGCGGGCGGCTCTTCGACTGCCGCGAGCGGTGATCTCGAACTGACCTTCCATCCGGCGAGCGACCTGTGGGACGGCCGCTACGCCAACCTGGGCTGGCTGCAGGAGCTGCCGGATCCGATCACCAAGATCACCTGGGACAACGCCGCCCTCTTCGCCCCGGCGACGGCCGAAGGCCTGGGGGTTTCCACCGGCGACCGGGTTCGCCTGACCTACCGGAAGCGCAGCGTCGAAGCACCGGCCTGGGTGCTGCCAGGGCAGGCGGAAGGCTCCGTCGCGCTGGCCCTGGGCTACGGCCGGCGCCATGCCGGGCGGGTGGGAACGGCGGTCGGAGTCGATGCCTTCGCGCTCAGGACCTCCGAGGCGCCGGGCGGCGGCAGCGGCCTGGCGGTGGAGGTGCTGGGCGGTGACTATTTGCTGGCCCAAACGCAGGAGCACTGGTCCCTCGAAGGGCGGCCGCTGGTGCGCGAGGGCACCCTCGACCAGTTCCGGGCGGAGCCGGCCTTCGCCCAGGCGCCGGAGGCGAAACTCCACCTCGGCTCGCTGTGGGAAGAGCCGGTCTACGACATCGGTCCGCAATGGGGAATGGCGATTGATCTGAACGCCTGCATCGGCTGTAACGCCTGCGTCGTCGCCTGCCAGAGCGAAAACAACATCCCGGTGGTGGGCAAGGAGCAAGTGGCCCTCGGCCGCGAGATGCATTGGCTGCGCATCGATCGCTACTTCAATGGCGACCCGGCAGCGCCGGAGGTGGTCTTCCAGCCGGTGTCCTGTCAGCACTGCGAGAACGCTCCCTGCGAGCAAGTCTGTCCGGTGGCGGCGACGGTGCACGATCGCGAAGGCATCAACGCGATGGTCTACAACCGCTGCATCGGCACCCGCTACTGTTCGAACAACTGCCCCTACAAGGTGCGGCGCTTCAACTTCTTCAACTACACCAAGGACACCCCGGAGTTGATGAAGGTGGCGATGAATCCGGACGTCACGGTGCGCTCCCGGGGCGTGATGGAGAAGTGCACCTACTGCATCCAGCGCATCAATCAGGCGAAGATCGCGGCCAAGCGCGCCTCGCGAGCGCTCGCCGACGGCGACGTGAGGTCCGCCTGCCAGCAGGCCTGTCCGGCGGACTGCATCACCTTCGGCGACATCACCGACGAGACCAGCCGGGTGGTAGTGGCCAAGAGCGAGCCGCGCAACTACGTGATGCTGGCGGAACTCAACAACAAGCCTCGCACCTCGTATCTCGCCAAGCTGCGCAATCCGAATCCCGCCTGGAGCAAGGAGGCTGCGGGATGA
- a CDS encoding cytochrome c3 family protein, whose amino-acid sequence MAQIFPKRINRLPVVAAGVALLVPALGSAFVWYFLSPKHLEVGYQPRQPVPFSHKLHAGDMRLDCRYCHGAVEVSAVASVPPTQVCMNCHQLVGRDKESLQPLYESAATGRPMEWIRIHDLADYSYFDHSVHLLAGVGCSSCHGDIRSMEVVRQVEPLSMAWCLECHRQPEMHLRPREELTNTTWIPPDDQLIFAQAVIADLQIAPPEDCSACHR is encoded by the coding sequence TTGGCGCAGATTTTCCCTAAGCGCATCAATCGTCTACCGGTCGTGGCCGCCGGCGTGGCGCTATTGGTGCCGGCTTTGGGAAGCGCTTTCGTCTGGTATTTCCTCTCCCCGAAACATCTCGAAGTCGGTTACCAGCCGCGGCAGCCGGTGCCCTTCAGCCACAAGCTGCACGCTGGCGACATGCGCCTCGACTGCCGCTACTGCCACGGTGCAGTGGAGGTCTCGGCGGTGGCCTCGGTGCCGCCGACGCAGGTGTGCATGAATTGCCATCAGCTCGTCGGCCGCGACAAGGAATCGCTCCAGCCGCTGTATGAGAGCGCTGCGACCGGGCGGCCGATGGAGTGGATCCGAATCCACGACCTGGCGGACTATTCCTACTTCGATCACAGCGTTCACCTGCTGGCCGGCGTCGGTTGTTCCAGTTGCCACGGCGATATCCGCTCGATGGAGGTGGTGCGGCAGGTCGAGCCCCTCTCCATGGCCTGGTGCTTGGAGTGCCACCGGCAGCCGGAGATGCACCTGCGTCCGCGAGAGGAATTGACCAACACCACCTGGATTCCGCCGGACGACCAGCTCATCTTCGCTCAAGCTGTGATCGCCGACCTGCAGATTGCGCCGCCGGAAGACTGCTCGGCTTGCCATCGGTGA
- a CDS encoding DUF420 domain-containing protein: protein MEFDLTLLPTLNAAINSVVSVLLVVGFVLIRQRRIAAHRACMLAAVGLSVLFLISYLVYHFQVGSVRFTGTGTARTVYFTILLSHTILAASVPFLAIITLVRALRERFDQHRKIARWTLPIWLYVSVTGVMVYWMLYRMSW from the coding sequence GTGGAGTTCGATCTCACCCTCTTGCCAACCCTGAACGCCGCCATCAACTCGGTGGTCAGCGTGCTGCTGGTGGTGGGCTTCGTGCTCATCCGCCAGCGCCGCATCGCCGCCCACCGGGCCTGCATGCTCGCCGCCGTCGGCCTGTCGGTGCTGTTCCTGATCTCCTACCTGGTCTACCACTTCCAGGTGGGGTCCGTGCGCTTCACCGGCACCGGCACGGCGCGGACGGTCTACTTCACCATCCTCCTGAGCCACACCATCCTCGCCGCCTCGGTGCCCTTCCTGGCGATCATCACCTTGGTGCGGGCGCTCCGCGAGCGCTTCGACCAGCACCGCAAGATCGCCCGCTGGACGCTGCCCATCTGGCTGTACGTTTCGGTCACCGGGGTGATGGTGTATTGGATGCTCTACCGGATGAGCTGGTAG
- a CDS encoding HD domain-containing protein, which produces MHRNDSLLDLVLELQGLDRVARSGWTLRGVAEAESVTEHSWHVLFLVWALGPRLAGIDVPRAIEIALVHDLAEVRIGDLPRTASKYLPPGAKKDAERAVIEDLLAPLPARSRELYEEYAAGQTPEARLVKACDKLQLMLKVTTYESWGTGALAEFWDNPDNFPDGGFEPVRELFEALRARRSRWVPREV; this is translated from the coding sequence ATGCACCGCAACGACTCCCTCCTCGACCTCGTCCTCGAACTCCAAGGCCTCGACCGCGTCGCCCGCTCCGGCTGGACGCTGCGCGGCGTGGCGGAGGCCGAGAGCGTGACCGAACACTCCTGGCATGTGCTGTTCTTGGTGTGGGCCCTCGGGCCGCGCCTTGCGGGAATCGATGTGCCTCGGGCCATCGAGATCGCCTTGGTGCACGACCTGGCGGAGGTGCGCATCGGCGACCTGCCGCGCACCGCTTCGAAGTACCTCCCGCCGGGTGCCAAGAAGGATGCCGAGAGGGCGGTGATCGAGGATCTGCTGGCGCCGCTGCCGGCGCGCTCGCGCGAGCTGTACGAAGAGTACGCCGCCGGTCAAACGCCCGAAGCGCGGCTGGTCAAGGCTTGCGACAAGCTGCAACTGATGCTCAAGGTCACCACCTATGAGAGCTGGGGCACCGGCGCGCTGGCGGAGTTCTGGGACAATCCAGACAACTTTCCCGACGGCGGTTTCGAGCCGGTGCGCGAGCTGTTCGAGGCGCTGCGGGCGCGGCGCTCTCGGTGGGTGCCCCGGGAGGTCTGA
- a CDS encoding dienelactone hydrolase family protein — MSGWHADQGIAEAGTSLAEAAGAVVLLHGRGATAGSILGLTSVLGRHDLTYRAPQARGGTWYPDRFVAPFEHNEPALSSALAVVGGVLDDLEAEGVEPERTVLLGFSQGACLALESAVRRPRRYGAVIAWSGGLIGPPATEWPARGAFDGAPVFLGCSDVDPHVPLWRVEESAKVFQSQGAAVDRRIYPGFGHGVNDDEIGAAKVLLEGVAGQGARGDSTAPVG, encoded by the coding sequence GTGAGCGGCTGGCACGCCGATCAAGGGATCGCCGAGGCCGGGACTTCCCTCGCCGAGGCGGCCGGCGCCGTGGTGCTCCTCCACGGCCGCGGCGCCACCGCCGGGAGCATTCTCGGGCTGACCTCGGTGCTCGGCCGGCATGACTTGACCTACCGGGCCCCCCAGGCACGGGGCGGCACCTGGTATCCGGACCGCTTCGTCGCCCCATTCGAACACAACGAGCCGGCCCTGTCCTCGGCGCTGGCGGTGGTCGGCGGTGTGCTCGACGACCTGGAAGCTGAAGGCGTCGAGCCCGAGCGCACGGTGCTGCTCGGCTTCTCTCAGGGTGCTTGTCTGGCGCTGGAGTCAGCGGTGCGCCGGCCCCGCCGCTACGGCGCCGTGATCGCCTGGAGCGGCGGCTTGATCGGCCCGCCGGCCACCGAGTGGCCAGCGCGCGGAGCCTTCGACGGCGCGCCGGTCTTTCTCGGCTGCAGCGATGTCGATCCCCACGTTCCGCTGTGGCGGGTGGAGGAGTCCGCGAAGGTCTTCCAGAGCCAGGGTGCGGCGGTCGACCGGCGCATCTATCCGGGCTTCGGCCACGGCGTCAACGACGACGAGATCGGAGCGGCGAAGGTGCTCCTCGAGGGGGTTGCGGGCCAAGGCGCCCGAGGTGATTCGACGGCCCCCGTGGGCTGA
- a CDS encoding ring-cleaving dioxygenase, whose translation MSEPTMSQENTSQRNTTTGVGGLHHVTAIASRPQGNVDFYAGALGLRLVKKTVNFDDPGTYHLYYGDEIGRPGTLLTFFPWSMARRGTRGSGETTVVSLAVADGSLGRWIERLDRHEVEREAPRNRYGRPAMRLRDPDGMLLELVETAPSDAEGIVGVAGVAFTLRNLDPTSELLTGTLGMKWTEDGSDRRRFTAGPAGIFVDLVAAPLTEPGRMGAGTIHHVAWRADDEAHQRDLRGALVEGGLGVTPVQDRRYFESIYFREPGGVLFEIATDGPGFLRDESPEELGGKLRLPPWLEGRRGQIEGLLPELATSGVEGGTG comes from the coding sequence ATGAGCGAACCGACGATGAGCCAAGAGAACACGAGCCAGCGGAACACCACCACCGGCGTGGGCGGCCTGCACCACGTCACCGCCATCGCCAGCCGGCCGCAGGGCAATGTGGACTTCTATGCCGGAGCCCTCGGGCTGCGGCTGGTCAAGAAGACGGTGAATTTCGACGATCCCGGCACCTATCACCTGTACTACGGCGACGAGATCGGCCGGCCGGGCACGCTGTTGACCTTTTTCCCCTGGTCGATGGCGCGGCGGGGGACGCGCGGTAGCGGGGAGACGACGGTGGTCTCCCTGGCCGTGGCGGACGGTTCCCTCGGGCGCTGGATCGAGCGGCTGGACCGTCATGAGGTGGAGCGTGAGGCGCCGCGGAATCGCTACGGCCGCCCGGCGATGCGCCTCCGGGATCCGGACGGCATGCTGCTGGAGCTGGTGGAAACGGCGCCGTCGGATGCTGAGGGAATCGTCGGCGTCGCGGGGGTGGCCTTCACCCTGCGGAATCTCGATCCCACCTCGGAGCTGCTGACCGGCACTCTCGGGATGAAGTGGACCGAGGACGGCTCGGACCGTCGTCGCTTCACGGCCGGCCCCGCCGGAATCTTCGTGGATCTGGTGGCCGCGCCACTCACGGAGCCCGGTCGGATGGGCGCCGGCACCATCCACCACGTCGCCTGGCGAGCCGACGACGAGGCCCATCAGCGCGACCTGCGCGGAGCGCTGGTCGAGGGCGGCCTCGGGGTGACGCCGGTGCAGGACCGTCGCTACTTCGAGTCCATTTACTTCCGCGAGCCCGGCGGCGTACTGTTCGAGATCGCCACGGACGGTCCCGGCTTCTTGCGGGATGAGTCGCCCGAGGAGCTGGGTGGCAAACTGCGATTGCCGCCCTGGCTAGAAGGCCGCCGGGGACAAATTGAGGGACTGCTGCCGGAACTGGCGACGTCCGGCGTTGAGGGGGGCACAGGGTGA
- a CDS encoding MarR family transcriptional regulator: MSTLRHELRQSKPFGTPAEEAFLALARTAGMLDQELARRLKAHGLTPTQYNALRILRGAHPETLTCGEVGERMVTPLPDVTRLVDRLERAGWARRERAKDDRRVVRVAVTDEGLDLLAALDGPVLQWMEEFLGHLPKAEIRTLIRLLEAVRREE, encoded by the coding sequence ATGAGCACCCTCCGCCACGAACTCCGCCAGTCCAAGCCCTTCGGCACCCCCGCCGAAGAGGCCTTCTTAGCCCTGGCGCGCACCGCCGGTATGTTGGATCAGGAACTCGCGCGGCGTCTCAAAGCGCACGGTTTGACCCCCACCCAGTACAACGCCCTGCGCATTCTGCGCGGCGCCCATCCGGAGACGTTGACCTGCGGCGAGGTGGGGGAGCGGATGGTCACGCCGCTGCCCGACGTCACCCGGCTGGTCGATCGCCTGGAGCGAGCCGGTTGGGCGCGGCGGGAGCGGGCAAAGGACGATCGGCGGGTGGTGCGGGTGGCGGTGACCGACGAGGGACTCGACCTGCTGGCCGCGCTGGACGGGCCGGTCCTTCAATGGATGGAGGAGTTTCTCGGCCATCTTCCGAAGGCGGAGATTCGCACTCTGATCCGCCTTCTCGAAGCCGTGCGCCGGGAGGAATGA
- a CDS encoding alginate export family protein: MGKCLHLPMVTTIRVALVVLVAAFSLPVQADPPEVDLGYELRLRHEFFDTPAANPAADRDYDFGNARFRFTADVKWERFDLRGVAQAAGSFGLPANGAFGIGPVYFAANDGDENPAHLGLAELFVTYRNEGFRLYGGRMKSPSGNEIGTGVAHLDGIKKRRLAERLVGNWDWVNVGRRYDGLGASWQNDTVRLDGWGFIPLAGGVNYEDAFEQLDDLSVCGIAVTGRYGQWLPAGELRLFAHQYDDDRPGARAAAGGELSMTTVGSSLLWGGEDHDLLAWVAWQTGDWGPQDHDALAFFIEGGRKIALGALTWTFRAGLAQASGGDPRDAAHGTFFNMLPTNHKFYGSLDYSAFQNLRDLYAEALITAGGPWNLRIAAHLFELEDTRDAWYGGSGAFDKERLGFAGRRPAGGFTDDAIGQEIDIDFGYKLPHDLRLGVGGGVFFGGDGAEQFLRAESDGSWGYVQLSWKG, encoded by the coding sequence ATGGGTAAGTGCCTACATTTGCCGATGGTTACGACGATTCGCGTCGCTTTGGTTGTCCTCGTGGCGGCGTTCTCCCTGCCGGTCCAGGCGGACCCGCCGGAAGTGGATCTCGGCTACGAGCTGCGCCTGCGCCACGAGTTCTTCGATACCCCCGCCGCCAACCCGGCGGCGGACCGCGACTACGATTTCGGCAACGCCCGCTTCCGCTTCACGGCGGATGTGAAGTGGGAGCGTTTCGACCTGCGCGGCGTCGCCCAGGCGGCCGGCTCCTTTGGCCTGCCGGCCAACGGCGCCTTCGGCATCGGACCGGTGTACTTCGCCGCCAACGACGGCGACGAAAATCCCGCCCACCTCGGCCTGGCGGAACTCTTCGTCACCTATAGGAATGAGGGCTTCCGCCTCTACGGCGGCCGTATGAAATCGCCCTCCGGCAACGAGATCGGCACCGGCGTCGCCCACCTCGACGGCATCAAGAAGCGTCGCCTGGCAGAGCGGCTGGTCGGCAACTGGGACTGGGTGAACGTCGGCCGCCGCTACGATGGCCTCGGCGCTTCCTGGCAGAACGACACCGTGCGCCTCGACGGCTGGGGTTTCATCCCGCTGGCCGGCGGCGTCAACTACGAGGACGCCTTCGAGCAGCTCGACGACCTCAGCGTGTGCGGTATCGCCGTCACCGGCCGCTACGGCCAATGGCTGCCGGCGGGCGAACTCCGCCTCTTCGCCCACCAGTACGACGACGACCGGCCCGGCGCCCGCGCCGCCGCCGGCGGTGAACTCTCGATGACCACCGTCGGATCCTCACTGCTGTGGGGCGGGGAAGACCATGACCTCCTCGCCTGGGTCGCCTGGCAAACCGGCGATTGGGGGCCGCAGGACCACGACGCCCTGGCCTTCTTCATCGAAGGCGGCCGCAAGATCGCCCTGGGTGCTTTGACCTGGACCTTCCGCGCCGGCCTGGCCCAGGCCTCCGGCGGCGACCCGCGCGACGCCGCCCACGGAACCTTCTTCAACATGCTGCCCACCAACCACAAGTTCTACGGCTCACTCGACTACAGCGCCTTCCAGAACCTGCGGGACCTCTACGCCGAGGCCCTGATCACCGCCGGCGGTCCCTGGAACCTCCGCATCGCCGCCCACCTCTTCGAACTCGAAGACACCCGCGACGCCTGGTACGGCGGCTCCGGCGCCTTCGACAAGGAGCGCCTCGGCTTCGCCGGCCGCCGCCCGGCCGGCGGCTTCACCGACGACGCCATCGGCCAGGAGATCGACATCGACTTCGGCTACAAACTGCCCCACGACTTGCGGCTTGGCGTTGGCGGTGGGGTCTTCTTCGGCGGCGACGGAGCGGAGCAGTTCTTGCGAGCGGAGTCCGACGGGAGTTGGGGATATGTGCAGTTGAGTTGGAAGGGGTAA